Genomic DNA from Prunus persica cultivar Lovell chromosome G1, Prunus_persica_NCBIv2, whole genome shotgun sequence:
CTGCCCATATCAGATGGTGGATAGATACTCTCGCTTGTGTCTTTAGTtatattgtaaaaaaaaaaaaattcattgggAGTTGCTTTGGTGAAAATTCTAGGCATTGCAACTGGTTTCATCTGTTGTTGAATTGTTTGTTCCAATTTAATTAACGATCCAAGACATGCAGAATATGGTACACATCATCAAATGGGGAAGATTGGGGAAGGCATTCGAATTTGTAAGTTCCAGCTACATCTTTTCTGCTGACATAGTACTGCAACGCCTATTATAGGCTTTGACTTGGACTGGTTTCTTTCTTCCACCTCTTATAAACAGTTTTACTGTTCCTCTTTTTGTGCAGGGGCAAATATTGATCCTGACCTTCTATTGGCTGTTTTTCTTCCCGCCCTTCTTTTTGAGAGTTCGTTTTCTATGGAAGTGCACCAAATAAAGGTTCCTTTTCATGGTCCTATAATTTCTATTTGTGAAATGCACGTAAATTATAAGGCTGCTATGCATTTTTCAAAACCAACTTCACAATTCTGTGGTTATGGCTTCACACAATCAATGACAGTTTGAGACACATCTATACAAATAAGAAGAACAAACTTTCTTTTGGTGCAATTCTAGCTTGTAGTTTCGTGCAAAGTCACTGTTCAATTTGAAATTGTGTCAGACATGAAATGAACTGGCAGATTTTTCCGTTTTTCATGCAGAGGTGTATGGTACAAATGATTATACTGGCTGGTCCCGGTGTTCTAATATCAACTTTCTGCCTTGGATCTGCTTTGAAGGTATCCTACACTTTGTTAATTAGACTATATGTTTGTGctatataattatattgtgaTATACAACTGCAGCTCACTTTCCCTTATGGCTGGAGTTGGAAAACATCATTGTTGCTTGGCGGGCTTCTCAGCGCTACTGATCCTGTGGCTGTTGTTGCACTATTAAAAGAGCTTGGTGCAAGCAAAAAACTGAGTACAATAATTGAGGGAGAATCCTTGATGAATGATGGGTATAGATTTTCAGTGACCTAACACTATTTCTAGTCAGATAATCTCTTTTCTCTACTCTTCAATATTTTGTGTAGGTAAAACCCATGGGTGGTTGCTGTTGTTGTTACTTACAATCTTGAGTAATTATGCTTTTCATATTTCCTCTTATCTGAATGTGTTTAATTTCGTCCAGGACAGCAATTGTGGTTTATCAGCTATTTTATCGAATGGTTCTTGGAAAAAGCTATGACTGGGtggaaataattaaatttctatCTCAAGTCTCACTTGGAGCGTATGTCTCACTTATTTCTTTGAGCAAAGATGGCAGATTTCTTCTGGTTATATAACACTTTTATTCGTCCAGTGTAGGCATTGGTCTTGCTTATGGTATAGTATCTGTCCTCTGGCTCGGGTTCATTTTCAATGACACTGTGATAGAGATCACACTAACACTTGCTGTCAGCTACGTTGCTTACTTCACTGTATGTTCAAAAAATGGGATGCTTCATTTTTTAGGttcatttgattattattCCTAAGTTCTGGTTGGTATGTCAGTATATTCATATGAATTTCGTGCTAAATTCTTACTATTGAAACCTGTCATACAAATGCTATAGTTGACTACTTTTACATACGATCCTTTCCAAATTtatgtcttttttattttttgatgtttttgtGCCTCTTCGatgtataaaattttcaaaataaccATTGCAACCTGTCAACTATAAACTATTTTTCACACGGATTCTTTGAAGCATAAAGAAGGTTGATGTTTTTACAGTAAACATATTTCTGAATTTATAATGCATTTCACATatctagaaagaaaaaaaaattgcatgttTTGTTTATGGAAAAACTGAGGTTTTTATTTGGGTGCAACAGGCTCAAGAGGGTGTTGAAGTGTCTGGTGTCTTGACGGTGATGACTTTAGGAATGTAAGCTGGAATGCTCAATAAGATTTCATTGCACACTGGAGAATACATTTGTCTTAATATTATAATCTGTGGACAGGTTTTATGCTGCAGTTGCAAGGACAGCTTTTAAGGGTGAAAGCCAACAAAGCTTACATCATTTCTGGTATGTCTTGCGGTTGTCGCTTGCTATCTCTTTGATCTAGAGCAATCTGTTTGATTAAATAAAGTTCCAAGTGATGAGTTGATtcatctttgttgtttttactCTCTCGAACAGAAAGATACAAGAAATATGTGAATTAGGGATTTTCTAAGCAATATACATTGTCTATTGTCCGAAGTATGCCAATAACTAATTTAGACATTTATTGGAGTATACCTGTCAGTGATTTATGGCATGCTGGTGGAACTTGGTAGAGATATATAAGGTCCATAAAGAAAATGCCAGCTCAAAAATGTCTCCTTCAATCTACTCTTTATAAAATGTTATGTGCTCATGCTTTAGGCATCTTTTCGCAGGGAAATGGTTGCTTATATTGCTAATACCTTAATTTTCATCTTAAGGTAAGTGCATAATCCAACGCTCTTAAATTCCATTTTGTTTGGTGCcaataataaaaggaaatcaGCATAACTAACTTTTAGCACTTGTTTGGTACCATGTGCTTGATCATGAGCTACATATGTTAAAACACATATTTTCTCCTATGCTTTTCAGTGGAGTTGTTATAGCTGAAGGAGTTCTTAGCGGTGAAAATTTTCTTGAAAATGGTAATCCTTACTTTTTGAAATACAGAGATGCATTTATGTATTCATTTTTGCATGCATAAATTTATGTACATGCTTGGTCATAATTGCACAGAGATGGATGCgcatacacacatatataatatatagggCCGATCAGGTGTGGACTCTGCGAAAATACAAAGGATGGTCGATCTTtgcatatttttgttgtttcccGCATTATTTCTTTGATATTCTGCACACTTAGCTCTTTAACTTTGCTGCTtgactttttaaatatttagttTTTATGTCATATGTTCTGATAGATATTTTTTCAACTTGTCTACCTGTTTCCCGTACTATATTCTTATCCTTCAATATAGGTTCCCTACCATAGGAATGGTTAACTTTTTAGTTGACTATATGTTAAGCTTTTTTATCTTTCTATTAACTTAGGAAAAATACAGTTCCATACTACTAATGCTTACACAGTTAGACtagttatttattattctcAACTCTCTGTAACTCtaaatgtttttgtttcagGATATTCTTGGGCCTATCTCATTCTTCTCTATGTTTACATACAAGTTTCCCGGTTCATAGTTGTTGGGGTGTCGTTTCCCTTGCTTCGGTATTTTGGCTATGGTTTGGATTGGAAAGAGGCTATAATCCTTATATGGTCAGGTCTGAGAGGGGCTGTAGCATTGTCACTTTCACTGTCAGTCAAGGCAAGCTGTCGTTAATTAAGATTTAATTTTATACAAAGGGAAAATTTACTTTACCTTGTTGGTATGGCCAAATTTCATTAGCACCATGTGGTTAAAAATCTCTACTGTGTTCTTAGTTTCACTAATTGTTTGCTTTTAAGTTGGATGGTGCATTACAAAACGTTCTCAATGAACCAACAAGGACTTTGCAAAACCTCCATTATTGATGCTTTTGCTGAGGAAATATTTCATTCACACATCTACTCACCTGATTTGCTGTGTCAAACATTCAGTGATTGTGTAGTCTGTGCAATTCCATTAGTTACAAAAGGAaccagtttttattttatatgttatacaattttttttcccttttttttctttgaatgcTGATGATTTGTATtgcttctaatttattttcctttattcTTGTAGCGTACTAGTGACAGCTCTTCGCTTCTCAGTTCTGACACAGGATTCTTGGTACGCCTATGGAACATGAACGCACACCCATTCAGagacatttttttatatgattattaaagctggttttttttatacatcaACATAGAATCGTTTTCACCTCTGCAGTTTGTTTTCTTCACTGGTGGAATCGTCTTCTTGACACTAATTGTGAATGGTTCAACCACACAATTTGTTTTACGCCTTCTAGATATGGACAAGCTATCAGCAGCTAAGGTGAGGATTTAACTGTCCCCCAAATTATATGCTGCATTCTCCCTGTACGGCTTTATGTCtccatttctttgttttgggattataatttttaaataattgctCAATATTTATGTCGTGCAGCTCTAAACCCATATGAAAGTACATTGTAATTTTCAAGCTTAGTTAGTTACAAGTGGTCTATCTTTGGGCACTTTTCCCAACACTGGGATTGGTGGATACAATCTGAAAACTCCAAAACAGATTATAGTATTGACTGCACAACAAGATCTATAGGTGGATTAGCATAGCAGTAGGTTAGTGATGTTAGGCGTTCAACATTATTGGTAAGGATCCAGTATGTCAGTGACCTAAAATTGATCCTTGTATTCTCTTGAGTTGAGATAGTCAAGGTCCAACAATCGAGATGATGTGAACGATTTGATTTACTTACGTAAGAGCAGTATGGTGTTTATGTGGTTCACTTGTCGGAAAGAATGCATGATATTACAGTTCAGTTGCCTTCAAGCATTGTTAGGTATATCACCAACAGCTTGGGTTCCTCTCACACTAAATGTATCTCCCggatttatattttatagtattttattCGAGTTTACATTAAATTTCAAGAACTTTTATTCTTTATTGGTGAATCTGTTATACTTTGAATTCTATACATTCCACAAGAACCAAATAAAGCACATTTTTTATTAATGGCTCCAGAAAGGCATTCCtgttatgaatttatatgtatatgcttttgttttataatagAGGCGTGTACTGGAGTATACAAAATATGAAATGTTGAACAAAGCATTAGAGGCTTTTGGTGATCTTGGAGATGATGAGGAATTGGGACCGGCTGACTGGCCCACAGTGAGAGGATATATTGCAAGCTTAAATAATGTTGATAGCGAACATGTACACCCTCATGCTGCATCTGAAAGAGATAATAATCGGGATCTTACAAATTTGAAGGATATACGCGAACGTCTTTTGAATGGTAAATTTGTTAGTGTTTATATTTCAGTCCCAGATACACTTACGTGCTATGCTTACAAGCTTAGGCATTTATATTTCGTAGATTTCTGTAAACATACAACTAAAATTCTTAAAGACGCTTGTTTCCTGGAAAGAAACTCCTTGAGATCATTTTGATGCATAACTTCCCATAGATCCAGCCATGGTGTGAAAATTAAAGGTTGCTATGTCTAACTGTGACCTCATTTGctaatataaaaccatttaTTGTCTTAGGAGTACAAGCTGCTTACTGGAGCATGCTTGATGAGGGAAGGATTACACAATCTACTGCAAATATTTTGATGCAATCAGTAGACGAAGCAATTGACTTGGTTTCAGATGAGCCTCTGTGTGACTGGAAAGGTTTAAAAGCTCATGTTCATTTCCCGAATTACTACAAGTTCCATAAAACAAGCATTTGCCCACAGAAGTTGGTAACCTATTTCACTGTGCAAAGGCTGGAATCTGCATGTTACATTTGTGCTTCCTTTCTTCGTGCCCATAGAATTGCAAGGCAGCAACTTCATGACTTTATAGGTGATAGTCTTCCTTACTAGTTAATACCTTTTTTGGTAATTGTTTTGGCTAttttgaaaaggaaatttaCTTTCTACCCtacatgcttttcttcatgatATTTGCCCTTGTCATGTAGGAATGGAAATTGTTTTTGGTTATTGTggtaaccctaaattttgaaaaatatataattattttacatCTGCTGATTTATTTAGGTGATAGTGAAGTTGCTTCTGTCGTCATTAATGAAAGTGAGgcagaaggagaagaagcaaaaaagTTTCTTGAAGATGTTCGTGTCACATTTCCTCAGGTTTGTTAGTTAAGTTTCCATATGGTGTGTGTGGGAGCGATTTCTTCCCACGAAAATATTTGATTGAAAGattcccctttcttcttcgCCGCCTCTTTCTCCCGGCAAAATAGATCcaaataagaggaccacacccggggggtgttggccaaaggccctctaatgcctaagttagttcaattGATTCGTagagaaaacaatagctaaataGGGTATGGAGATATATATGTAaggtgtaaaccgggtggccggagccgtgagTGGTGGTTGGAGCCTTGTgtaaaagggagagagagtatGGCGGTTAGGGTTTGTGAGGGATAATTTCTGCAAAGTTTCAGTAGGAATTTAAACGTACCTCAACCCTTGTGCGTAGCAATCTATTTATAGGGGcctcggaggctagggtttcagaggaataattccgtagatggaaaAGAATTATTCCACCCGATTTGGCGAGATtggattaattagggatttgatttaaatcaaatccctaattatggtaggaatcaaatcaatcccaatttaattaggtaactcccaatttaattgagtaaccaattaggtcaaataatcaccaaatggaaggaaatatttgacttagggttttgatttaatttggtTCCCACAGTGTGCTATGATGATAAGTTGTGTTGGATTCTAGTTGGAGTTGTTTTATCCAAAGTCCGTTGAACCTACCATACATATggttaaaaaaattctcacTGAATCCTTgcttggaagattattttagcATGAGATTGTCTTGTACATATGAATACATTTGGAATTTTCAGGTTTTGCGTGTTGTGAAAACAAGACAAGTGACGTACTCAGTTCTAAACCATTTAATTGATTATCTCCAAAACCTTGAGAAGGTTGGCCTattggaagaaaaagagatgcTTCATCTTCATGATGCCGTCCAGGTCTGTTGGTGATTGTTTGTCCTTTATTACTATTTAGTTTGTGCATCACTCTTTCAtaatattagaattttttttttttttaaatttccatGCAGACTGACTTGAAAAAGCTTCTAAGGAATCCCCCATTAGTAAAGATTCCCAAAATAAATGATTTGATTAGTCTCCATCCTCTAATGGGGGCTCTTCCTCCTTCAGTTCGTGAACCACTTGAAGGTTCTACTAAGGAAACAATGAAATTGCGTGGGGTGACACTTTACAGGGAGGGCTCCAAGCCTACTGGTATTTGGCTTCTTTCCACTGGGGTAGTCAAGGTAATTAAAACTCTCATGCGaaacattttctttatttcctcACGGACAATATCATGGATGAGAATTATTTTTGGCAGTGGATAAGTAAAAGCATAAAAAACAAGCACTCGCTGCATCCAACTTTTACTCATGGGAGTACTTTGGGACTATATGAAGTGCTAACCGGAAAGCCCTACATTTGTGACATG
This window encodes:
- the LOC18793606 gene encoding sodium/hydrogen exchanger 7 isoform X2 — protein: MMAIVVYQLFYRMVLGKSYDWVEIIKFLSQVSLGAVGIGLAYGIVSVLWLGFIFNDTVIEITLTLAVSYVAYFTAQEGVEVSGVLTVMTLGMFYAAVARTAFKGESQQSLHHFWEMVAYIANTLIFILSGVVIAEGVLSGENFLENGYSWAYLILLYVYIQVSRFIVVGVSFPLLRYFGYGLDWKEAIILIWSGLRGAVALSLSLSVKRTSDSSSLLSSDTGFLFVFFTGGIVFLTLIVNGSTTQFVLRLLDMDKLSAAKRRVLEYTKYEMLNKALEAFGDLGDDEELGPADWPTVRGYIASLNNVDSEHVHPHAASERDNNRDLTNLKDIRERLLNGVQAAYWSMLDEGRITQSTANILMQSVDEAIDLVSDEPLCDWKGLKAHVHFPNYYKFHKTSICPQKLVTYFTVQRLESACYICASFLRAHRIARQQLHDFIGDSEVASVVINESEAEGEEAKKFLEDVRVTFPQVLRVVKTRQVTYSVLNHLIDYLQNLEKVGLLEEKEMLHLHDAVQTDLKKLLRNPPLVKIPKINDLISLHPLMGALPPSVREPLEGSTKETMKLRGVTLYREGSKPTGIWLLSTGVVKWISKSIKNKHSLHPTFTHGSTLGLYEVLTGKPYICDMITDSVVLCFCIETHKILSVLQSDPSVEHFLWQESAIALVKLFLPQIFEKMAMQDLRALVAERSMMTIYIRGESFEIPYRSIGFLLEGFVKTQGVQEELITSPAPLLPPHGYQSFPNLEASGTRGASFSHLGSSYLVETRSRVIIFDIAAFESDSTLIRRPSSFVTHAVDHPHRSISGEHSGLMSWPEHFYKAKQQKQNPEGIELQANSLSARAMQWSIYGSMVNVRRRNRSFPRSDRIKPLHTVSYPSVPAYQGPPHNVSYPSVPSYHGRPLVSVRSEGATTVRKNLEVRKFTGQMSPPEPGERSRDPHKSHAVVEDYSSDESGGEDDVIVRIDSPSRLSFRRAP
- the LOC18793606 gene encoding sodium/hydrogen exchanger 8 isoform X1, whose translation is MATVTEWQLPYRILGAEEEEESSSSTTSDPTDAVAFVGLSLVLGIACRHLLRGTRVPYTVALLILGIALGSIEYGTHHQMGKIGEGIRIWANIDPDLLLAVFLPALLFESSFSMEVHQIKRCMVQMIILAGPGVLISTFCLGSALKLTFPYGWSWKTSLLLGGLLSATDPVAVVALLKELGASKKLSTIIEGESLMNDGTAIVVYQLFYRMVLGKSYDWVEIIKFLSQVSLGAVGIGLAYGIVSVLWLGFIFNDTVIEITLTLAVSYVAYFTAQEGVEVSGVLTVMTLGMFYAAVARTAFKGESQQSLHHFWEMVAYIANTLIFILSGVVIAEGVLSGENFLENGYSWAYLILLYVYIQVSRFIVVGVSFPLLRYFGYGLDWKEAIILIWSGLRGAVALSLSLSVKRTSDSSSLLSSDTGFLFVFFTGGIVFLTLIVNGSTTQFVLRLLDMDKLSAAKRRVLEYTKYEMLNKALEAFGDLGDDEELGPADWPTVRGYIASLNNVDSEHVHPHAASERDNNRDLTNLKDIRERLLNGVQAAYWSMLDEGRITQSTANILMQSVDEAIDLVSDEPLCDWKGLKAHVHFPNYYKFHKTSICPQKLVTYFTVQRLESACYICASFLRAHRIARQQLHDFIGDSEVASVVINESEAEGEEAKKFLEDVRVTFPQVLRVVKTRQVTYSVLNHLIDYLQNLEKVGLLEEKEMLHLHDAVQTDLKKLLRNPPLVKIPKINDLISLHPLMGALPPSVREPLEGSTKETMKLRGVTLYREGSKPTGIWLLSTGVVKWISKSIKNKHSLHPTFTHGSTLGLYEVLTGKPYICDMITDSVVLCFCIETHKILSVLQSDPSVEHFLWQESAIALVKLFLPQIFEKMAMQDLRALVAERSMMTIYIRGESFEIPYRSIGFLLEGFVKTQGVQEELITSPAPLLPPHGYQSFPNLEASGTRGASFSHLGSSYLVETRSRVIIFDIAAFESDSTLIRRPSSFVTHAVDHPHRSISGEHSGLMSWPEHFYKAKQQKQNPEGIELQANSLSARAMQWSIYGSMVNVRRRNRSFPRSDRIKPLHTVSYPSVPAYQGPPHNVSYPSVPSYHGRPLVSVRSEGATTVRKNLEVRKFTGQMSPPEPGERSRDPHKSHAVVEDYSSDESGGEDDVIVRIDSPSRLSFRRAP